From one Rosa rugosa chromosome 4, drRosRugo1.1, whole genome shotgun sequence genomic stretch:
- the LOC133744455 gene encoding uncharacterized mitochondrial protein AtMg00810-like — MIIVRCLLAIAACQGWSLHQLEVNNAFLNGDLQEEFKPLVNGLPSLQKQFLLPDSLNQKFTILSVQKVGNSLTVLLIYVDDTLITGNNLDSIKALKQFLHTHFRIKDLGELKYFLGLVIARSKKGIYISQRKYALEIIKDTGFLGVKPIDFPMEEAKLSNRGELLKDPAAYRRLVGRLIYLTITRPDITYYVHVLSRFMHEPRQPHMAAALRVVRYLKSSPGQGLLLSSNSNLNLRAFCDLDWAGCPVTRRSTTGYCVFLGDSLISWRTKRQKMVSLSSAEAEYKAMAGTCCELTWLQYLFADLHMPISRPAILHCDNQEALHIAANPVFHERTRHIEMDCHFIRDKILNGSVSTRYVGSLQQLADIFTKALGKDKFKALLCKLGVLDIHSPT, encoded by the exons ATGATTATTGTCCGCTGCCTCCTTGCCATTGCTGCTTGTCAAGGTTGGTCTCTTCACCAACTTGAAGTTAATAATGCTTTTCTTAATGGTGATTTGCAAGAAGAGTT CAAGCCTCTCGTCAATGGTTTGCCAAGTTTACAGAAGCAATTCTTGCTGCCGGATTCACTCAATCAAAAGTTTACTATTCTCTCTGTTCAAAAGGTTGGTAATTCCCTCACAGTATTAttaatttatgttgatgacaccCTCATTACTGGGAACAACCTTGACTCTATTAAAGCTCTCAAACAATTTCTTCACACCCACTTTCGCATCAAAGATTTGGGTGAACTTAAATACTTCCTTGGACTTGTGATTGCTCGTTCAAAAAAGGGCATTTATATATCTCAACGCAAGTATGCTTTAGAAATTATCAAGGACACTGGATTTTTGGGTGTAAAGCCAATTGATTTTCCCATGGAAGAAGCCAAATTATCAAATAGAGGTGAGCTACTTAAGGATCCGGCTGCATATAGACGTTTGGTTGGACGGCTTATATATCTTACAATCACAAGACCAGACattacctattatgttcatgttcTTAGTAGATTCATGCATGAGCCGCGTCAACCTCATATGGCTGCTGCACTTCGAGTTGTCAGATATTTAAAATCCTCTCCTGGCCAAGGTTTGCTTTTAAGTTCCAATAGCAATTTGAATTTGAGAGCTTTTTGTGATTTAGATTGGGCGGGTTGTCCTGTTACTCGTCGGTCTACTACTGGATATTGTGTTTTCTTAGGAGATTCTTTGATCTCATGGCGTACCAAAAGACAAAAGATGGTCTCATTGTCTAGTGCCGAGGCCGAGTATAAAGCAATGGCTGGTACATGTTGTGAACTCACTTGGCTACAATATTTGTTTGCTGATTTACATATGCCTATTTCTAGACCTGCtattttgcattgtgataatcaaGAAGCTCTACACATAGCCGCAAACCCAGTTTTTCATGAGAGAACACGTCATATTGAAATGGATTGTCATTTTATTCGAGACAAGATATTGAACGGTTCAGTCAGCACCAGATACGTTGGTTCTTTACAACAGTTAGCAGATATATTCACAAAGGCATTGGGCAAAGACAAGTTCAAAGCATTGTTATGCAAGTTGGGAGTGCTTGATattcactctccaacttga
- the LOC133745630 gene encoding (+)-neomenthol dehydrogenase-like: MQKLEEVDWSELSTPNYELSEECLKTNYYGTKGVTEALLPLLKLSDSPRLVIVSAGVAKLSDFPDGWPKDVLSNAESLTEKRIDAVLSQLLEDLKQGLVETKGWPRYFSAYAVSKAALNAYTRILAKKYPSFYINCVCPGYTKTDLNCKSGILTIDEGAESIVRLALLPNGSPTGQFFIRKELSPF; encoded by the exons ATGCAGAAGCTTGAAGAAGTCGATTGGAGTGAACTTTCAACACCAAACTACGAGTTATCGGAAGAATGCCTGAAAACAAACTACTATGGCACGAAAGGAGTGACAGAGGCACTTTTGCCCCTACTCAAGCTGTCCGATTCACCAAGACTAGTTATTGTTTCTGCGGGTGTTGCTAAGTTATCG GATTTTCCAGATGGATGGCCTAAAGATGTATTAAGTAATGCTGAGAGCCTAACAGAAAAGAGAATAGATGCAGTACTGAGTCAGTTACTAGAAGATCTCAAACAAGGTTTGGTGGAAACCAAAGGCTGGCCTCGATACTTTTCAGCCTATGCAGTCTCAAAAGCTGCCTTGAATGCATACACTAGAATTCTTGCAAAGAAATATCCAAGTTTCTACATCAATTGTGTCTGCCCTGGTTACACCAAAACAGATTTAAACTGCAAATCTGGCATCTTAACCATTGACGAAGGTGCCGAAAGCATTGTCAGGCTGGCGCTGCTCCCCAATGGCAGTCCTACTGGCCAGTTCTTTATCCGGAAGGAACTGTCACCATTTTAA